The following proteins are encoded in a genomic region of Fervidobacterium pennivorans DSM 9078:
- a CDS encoding IS110 family transposase — protein MSQNFSIFVGIDISKHKFNACAIQNPNSIIFESAFDMSKQGFSSFVQKLSVFPKSSVLIAMESTGCYHLNLLSFLSLNDFSCVVLNPLLVNKSLPVGLRKTKTDKIDARSIALTIFYTHHILPTSSFLNSDFRDIARKKESITHQISRVKNDIEKLLSLLFPELEKVTNIYNDAILDLLSSFPSAKAIQKASIDSLRVFFSKTIGRKLKLTPETLKELANNSIAQYWPVKEKILIQTIKELRFLQQQLNEFDEMLKEYCKCASLNQDVEILTSIDGIGENSALYFLAEVGDISRFSTYKKLIAYCGLDPSVDESGKHKGESRISKRGNAHLRRIIWLMSVNVVRHNEYFKAYFQRKRAQGLVYKKAMMSVAHKLLRTIFAMMKKREKFNIDHTFSSSTQNLILHS, from the coding sequence ATGTCTCAAAACTTCTCCATCTTTGTCGGTATTGACATCTCCAAGCATAAGTTCAACGCCTGTGCTATCCAAAATCCTAATTCTATCATCTTCGAATCTGCTTTCGATATGTCCAAACAAGGGTTTTCCTCCTTTGTTCAAAAGCTCTCCGTTTTCCCTAAGTCTTCTGTCCTTATCGCTATGGAGTCTACTGGCTGTTACCATCTTAACCTTCTTTCTTTCCTCTCTCTCAATGATTTCTCTTGTGTCGTTCTTAATCCTTTGCTTGTTAACAAATCTCTTCCCGTTGGGCTTAGGAAAACTAAAACTGACAAAATCGATGCTCGCTCTATTGCTCTTACCATCTTCTATACCCATCACATTCTTCCTACTTCTTCTTTCCTCAACTCAGATTTTCGGGATATTGCAAGGAAAAAGGAAAGCATCACTCATCAAATCTCAAGAGTCAAAAACGACATCGAAAAGCTTCTTTCTCTCCTCTTCCCTGAACTTGAAAAAGTGACCAACATCTACAATGATGCTATCTTGGATTTGCTTTCTTCTTTCCCTTCTGCTAAAGCTATCCAAAAAGCCTCCATTGATTCTCTACGTGTTTTCTTTTCAAAAACAATCGGTAGAAAGTTAAAACTTACCCCAGAAACTCTTAAAGAGCTTGCTAACAACTCCATCGCTCAGTATTGGCCAGTGAAAGAGAAGATTCTTATTCAAACTATCAAGGAACTTCGATTTTTACAACAGCAACTTAATGAGTTTGATGAGATGCTCAAAGAATATTGCAAATGTGCTTCGCTTAATCAAGATGTTGAAATACTCACGTCCATTGACGGAATTGGTGAAAATAGCGCACTGTATTTTCTTGCCGAAGTTGGCGATATTTCAAGATTTAGCACTTACAAAAAACTAATTGCCTATTGTGGGCTTGACCCAAGCGTAGATGAATCAGGCAAACACAAAGGAGAAAGCCGTATATCCAAAAGGGGCAATGCACACCTGAGACGAATAATTTGGCTGATGAGTGTGAATGTAGTGAGACACAACGAATATTTTAAAGCATATTTTCAAAGAAAACGAGCGCAAGGGTTAGTATACAAAAAAGCGATGATGAGTGTAGCGCACAAATTGCTAAGGACGATATTTGCTATGATGAAAAAGCGCGAGAAATTCAACATCGATCATACATTTTCGTCTTCTACTCAAAATTTAATTTTACATAGTTGA
- a CDS encoding M48 family metallopeptidase — protein sequence MTKLSNIKKTKLDRKLSNTISMYIVIVIFLTLSILLGLILDTLLKTVVVFTIVFGLFSLLQVLFGLSVVEKIIIRLMSLKSYDKTIDAEIKVAKDLLNELKSCLNIQSDIELMPINSPSINTLSVGRGEHTHTICITSGALKKLQTEELKALLLHELYHIIHKDTDYLTTVSGTFGSPMLIYKLSHEKITKLRKVWNEGKINKRKIANGIVLHSTIMLVSTLFIPLSFLSNVFVSVRKEFDADLFAAKILGKEVMIKLLSKAVENCYKFDTEFSFIRYHFFVDPNCTDAQGKINFISGTYPSIEERIKHLENKLI from the coding sequence ATGACCAAGTTATCCAACATAAAGAAAACAAAACTGGACCGAAAACTATCAAATACAATCTCCATGTATATCGTTATAGTGATATTTCTTACACTGAGCATTTTACTTGGTCTCATATTAGATACCCTTTTAAAAACTGTAGTTGTGTTTACAATCGTCTTTGGGTTATTTTCCTTGTTGCAAGTCCTTTTTGGTTTATCTGTTGTTGAAAAGATAATTATCAGGCTCATGAGCCTCAAAAGTTACGACAAAACAATAGATGCAGAAATAAAAGTAGCTAAGGATTTACTCAACGAATTAAAATCTTGTTTGAACATACAATCTGACATAGAACTGATGCCTATAAATTCCCCATCTATTAACACACTCTCCGTTGGACGTGGAGAGCATACACATACAATTTGCATTACAAGTGGCGCGTTGAAAAAACTGCAAACCGAAGAGCTGAAAGCTTTATTGCTTCATGAACTCTATCATATAATTCACAAAGACACAGATTACTTGACCACGGTAAGTGGAACGTTTGGAAGCCCAATGTTGATTTACAAGCTCTCTCACGAAAAGATAACAAAACTCCGAAAGGTTTGGAATGAAGGTAAAATAAACAAGCGAAAGATTGCAAACGGTATAGTCCTTCACTCTACAATAATGCTTGTTTCAACTCTATTTATTCCCTTGAGTTTTCTTTCAAATGTCTTTGTAAGTGTGAGGAAAGAATTCGATGCTGACCTTTTCGCAGCAAAAATTCTTGGAAAAGAGGTTATGATTAAATTACTTTCAAAGGCGGTGGAAAATTGCTATAAATTCGATACGGAATTTTCATTCATAAGATACCACTTCTTCGTTGACCCAAATTGTACAGATGCGCAAGGTAAAATAAACTTCATATCAGGAACGTATCCTTCTATTGAAGAACGAATAAAACATTTAGAAAACAAACTAATTTAA
- a CDS encoding LacI family DNA-binding transcriptional regulator: MAKTKRSFQRVTIKDVAEYAKVGVGTVSRVLNNSPHVDQHTRQRVLEAIKVLGYFPNPHARRLSTGSSQLITVITPEMKGDFYQILMSAIDEVLFKYGYSSLLYPLYNEKKYEALKRSSDILLSTDGLIVDAVNVDKVLSNIIKPQTPVVCIEQESDDYDSIMVDNYYGGIIAGDYFADFDMDIFVVTHRKSHELESTVFDERLEGFQESLEKKGRSIDKVYYVPLDWESTFEVARRIFYRFKRCAIFTTTDYLAVPIIEVARTMGLKVGEDVRVCGFDDLPIAQVLEITTVRQPIAEMGRLAAETLIKRISGKLKEKPKKYILKPELVIRST; encoded by the coding sequence ATGGCTAAGACAAAGAGAAGTTTCCAAAGAGTAACTATAAAAGATGTTGCAGAGTATGCAAAAGTTGGGGTTGGTACTGTCTCAAGAGTCCTTAACAATAGCCCCCATGTTGATCAACACACAAGGCAAAGAGTGTTGGAAGCGATAAAAGTCCTTGGGTATTTTCCAAACCCACACGCAAGGAGATTGTCAACAGGCTCAAGCCAGCTAATAACTGTGATAACCCCAGAAATGAAGGGTGATTTTTATCAAATATTGATGTCAGCTATTGACGAAGTCTTATTCAAATACGGCTATTCTTCACTGCTGTATCCCCTTTACAACGAGAAAAAGTACGAGGCGTTAAAGAGGTCTTCCGACATACTTCTTTCCACAGATGGGCTTATAGTCGATGCTGTAAATGTTGACAAGGTGTTAAGTAATATCATAAAACCCCAAACCCCTGTGGTATGCATTGAACAAGAGTCAGATGATTACGACTCAATAATGGTCGACAATTACTACGGTGGGATTATTGCCGGGGATTACTTTGCAGATTTTGATATGGATATATTCGTAGTAACGCACAGAAAGAGCCACGAACTCGAAAGCACTGTTTTTGATGAGCGTCTCGAAGGATTCCAGGAATCGCTCGAAAAAAAAGGTAGGAGTATCGATAAAGTTTACTACGTGCCCTTGGACTGGGAAAGCACGTTTGAAGTTGCGCGACGCATATTCTACAGGTTTAAGCGATGCGCCATATTCACAACAACCGATTACTTGGCAGTTCCAATAATAGAAGTTGCAAGGACTATGGGGCTGAAAGTTGGAGAAGATGTTCGAGTATGTGGTTTTGATGACCTTCCAATCGCCCAAGTTCTGGAAATTACAACTGTGAGACAACCTATTGCAGAAATGGGGCGACTGGCAGCAGAAACGTTGATAAAACGAATTTCCGGAAAACTCAAAGAAAAGCCGAAAAAATACATATTGAAACCCGAACTGGTAATCAGGAGTACGTAG
- a CDS encoding competence/damage-inducible protein A encodes MRNAIIFSIGNELVEGLIVDTNSKYLSEKLKALGYYVVRIETLPDKLDILVERFRAGLLEADLLITTGGLGPTEDDLTREAMARALGRKLVTDEKIAQELVERALKYYGKAPESVKKQAMVIEGASVLNNPVGTAPGQMLQVNGKIVLLLPGPPAEMIPIFESIAQTIKSDDALYTRRIKTLGIPEAVLMDEYKDIIYSNPNITVATMASYERGVEVRLTGSITVKEEIDRVASELLNALGEHVYATDDDSIEDVVYKLLNENNLTISFAESCTGGMISSKFVDIPGVSKVYKGSVVAYSNEIKSSVLKVPESIINTYGAVSEECVESMAENVRILLNSDFSVAVSGIAGPTGGTEKKPVGTVCFAFSSNSFTHTITHHLRGNREMIRKRSTLLAFDIARRGILKWLRQREVSKE; translated from the coding sequence TTGAGGAACGCAATAATATTCTCAATAGGCAACGAACTCGTCGAGGGACTTATCGTAGATACGAATTCAAAGTACTTAAGCGAAAAACTAAAAGCCTTGGGATATTACGTCGTCCGCATAGAAACTCTACCTGACAAACTCGATATACTTGTTGAAAGATTCAGAGCAGGTCTGCTTGAAGCAGATTTGCTTATTACCACTGGCGGACTAGGACCTACTGAAGATGATTTAACAAGAGAAGCAATGGCTCGGGCTCTTGGGCGCAAGCTTGTTACAGACGAAAAAATTGCGCAAGAATTGGTGGAGAGGGCTTTGAAATATTACGGCAAAGCTCCAGAAAGTGTGAAAAAACAAGCCATGGTTATTGAAGGGGCGAGTGTGTTAAACAACCCCGTTGGAACTGCTCCAGGTCAAATGTTACAAGTAAACGGAAAAATCGTTCTCCTTTTACCAGGTCCACCCGCCGAAATGATACCTATCTTTGAAAGCATTGCTCAAACAATAAAAAGTGACGATGCGCTTTACACAAGAAGAATAAAGACATTAGGAATTCCTGAAGCTGTATTAATGGACGAATACAAAGACATCATCTATTCAAACCCAAATATCACGGTTGCAACGATGGCATCGTATGAAAGAGGCGTCGAGGTCAGACTCACTGGAAGTATAACCGTGAAAGAAGAGATAGACAGAGTTGCTTCTGAACTTCTAAATGCCTTAGGCGAACATGTATATGCTACCGATGATGATAGTATTGAAGATGTGGTTTACAAACTCCTAAACGAGAATAATCTGACGATTTCTTTTGCTGAATCTTGCACCGGCGGTATGATTTCTTCTAAATTCGTTGATATCCCCGGAGTTTCAAAAGTTTACAAAGGTTCTGTTGTGGCTTACTCGAATGAAATTAAGAGCTCCGTATTAAAGGTCCCAGAATCTATAATCAACACATATGGAGCTGTGAGTGAAGAATGCGTAGAATCGATGGCTGAGAATGTCAGAATCCTGCTTAACAGTGATTTTTCCGTCGCTGTTTCCGGCATAGCTGGTCCAACCGGTGGAACCGAAAAAAAGCCTGTTGGAACTGTTTGCTTTGCTTTTTCATCCAATTCATTTACCCACACTATCACACATCATTTGAGAGGGAACAGGGAAATGATACGAAAGAGAAGCACGCTTCTTGCATTTGATATCGCGAGGAGAGGGATATTGAAATGGCTAAGACAAAGAGAAGTTTCCAAAGAGTAA
- a CDS encoding D-alanine--D-alanine ligase → MKIAVLLGGISREREISIRSGKRIAQALKNFGHTVDEIDFTLSFMDKLKQLRNYDVIFNILHGTFGEDGHLQAILDSVGVPYTGSGMETSVIAFDKYICNLYVHDIVSVPRFILLPKQEFIQNGIQRVKEVVGMPCVIKPRKEGSSIGTHICFSEKELIEALTLEFNNYNEMIVQEYIKGTEITVSIIDIEGKPTVLPILELRPKKLFYDYEAKYTDGMTEFIIPAQIGEEVTKKVEDIALRIYNKLGCKHFARVDGIVSNGTFYFLEVNTLPGMTELSDLPMSAKAYGLSFEELVNTIAIEAYRNPPFEQ, encoded by the coding sequence TTGAAAATAGCTGTGCTGCTCGGCGGAATATCAAGAGAAAGGGAAATCTCAATAAGAAGTGGCAAAAGAATAGCTCAAGCACTCAAAAACTTTGGACACACAGTAGATGAAATAGACTTCACTTTATCGTTTATGGATAAATTAAAGCAACTTAGAAATTACGATGTCATTTTCAATATATTGCATGGTACTTTCGGAGAGGATGGGCATTTGCAAGCAATCCTCGATTCAGTCGGAGTACCTTACACAGGTTCAGGTATGGAGACAAGTGTTATCGCATTCGATAAATACATCTGCAATCTCTACGTTCACGATATTGTCTCTGTTCCAAGATTTATCTTATTGCCAAAACAGGAGTTCATTCAAAACGGTATCCAAAGGGTGAAAGAAGTAGTAGGAATGCCTTGTGTAATAAAGCCGAGAAAAGAAGGTTCAAGCATAGGAACGCATATTTGCTTTTCCGAAAAAGAGCTCATAGAAGCTTTAACTTTGGAATTCAATAATTATAATGAGATGATTGTTCAAGAATACATAAAGGGTACGGAAATAACGGTATCGATAATCGATATCGAAGGGAAACCCACGGTTCTACCCATTCTAGAACTTCGTCCAAAAAAGCTTTTCTACGATTATGAAGCCAAGTACACAGATGGCATGACGGAATTTATAATTCCAGCTCAAATCGGAGAGGAAGTGACAAAAAAGGTTGAAGATATCGCACTGAGGATATACAACAAACTCGGCTGTAAACACTTCGCGCGAGTTGATGGAATTGTGAGTAATGGAACTTTCTACTTTCTTGAAGTGAACACTCTACCTGGAATGACCGAACTGAGTGATTTACCTATGTCTGCCAAAGCCTACGGTCTCAGTTTTGAAGAATTAGTGAATACAATAGCTATCGAAGCTTACAGAAATCCACCTTTTGAACAATAG